The nucleotide sequence TGGCCGCTAAAACCGTGTATGTGACGATAGCTTAAAGGCGTACCGCGGTCGGAAAATAAAATAGTTACCTGATGGATGGATTCCGGGGTCAAAGAAAGAAAATCCCAGAACATATCAGGATCCTTAAGGTTGTTTGCAGGATTACGCTTCTGAGAGTGTATAAAATCAGGAAATTTTATGGCATCCCTGACAAAAAATACAGGGGTATTGTTTCCCACAAAATCATAGTTTCCCTCTTCGGTGTAGAACTTAACGGAGAAACCGCGTGGATCCCGCTCTGAATCAGCAGAGCCTTTTTCACCGCTTACCAGCGAAAAACGTACGAAGACTTCTGTGCGTTTCCCAACATTGGAAAGAAATTTCGCGCGCGTGTACTTCGTGACATCATTTGTGACCTCGAAGTATCCTCCCGCACCTGCACCCTTTGCATGCACTACCCGGTCAGGAATTCGTTCCCGGTCGAAGTGCGCCAACTTCTCGATAAGATGTACGTCTTGAACCAAAGTCGGTCCATTTGCACCGGCAGTCATCGAATTCAAATCGTTCTCAACCGGTTTTCCTGTATTTGTCGTCATTACTTTTTTCTTTTCCATATTTAGCCCTTTTGTTAAGACCTTGCGCCTACAGCTTTTTATGTTTTAATAAAAGACAGAAGATCCGCGTTAAGCTTCTCTTTGTGTGTATCGGTCAGGCCATGGGGGGCTCCTTTATATACTTTCAGTATCGAGTTCTTAACGAGTTTTGAAGAGGCCAAAGCCGCAGCGCCAATCGGTACGATCTGGTCGTCATCACCGTGAATGATAAGCGTCGGTATATCAAACTTTTTTAGATCCCCGGTAAAATCTGTCTCAGAAAATGCTTTGATACAGTCAAGGGTGTTTTTGTGGCCGGCCTGCATACCTTGAAGCCAGAACCAGTCGATCATTCCTTGTGAGATCTTCGCGCCCGGCCGGTTGAAACCAAAGAACGGGCCGCCGGCAAGATCCTTATAGAATTTAGAGCGATCGGCAATTGAGCCGGCTCGGATACCATCAAATATTTCAATCGGCAAGCCGCCGGGATTAGCAGTGGTCTTTAGCATAAGCGGGGGAACAGCAGAAACCAGTACAACTTTCGCCAGACGCTTCGTACCATGGCGGCCGATGTAACGCGCAACTTCGCCGCCACCGGCAGAAAAACCAATTAGTACGGTATTTTTTAGTTCCAATTTATCCAACAAGGCTGCAAGATCATCGGCGTAAGTGTCCATTTCGTTTCCATTCCACGGCTGGCTGGACCGGCCATGACCACGACGGTCATGAGCAATACAGCGATAACCGTTTGATGCCAGGAACACCATCTGAGCCTCCCAGCTGTCCGCACTAAGGGGCCAACCATGGCTGAACACAACAGGTTGTCCTATGCCCCAGTCCTTATAATATATCCGCGCACCATCTTTTGTTGTGATTGTACTCATCGCTTTTTCCTTTTAATAAGAATTTTTTACTTAATTTTTTCAGTTACACTCAAACGAATCCTACATCAATATATATTTAATCAGAAGGCTGAGCAAGGTGTAACATCCTTTTTTAATTGACTTTTTATCGTTTGATTTCAATCTTACGGTAGGAATAGTTTATTGTTAGGTCAATTGCTTTTGAAGCATTAATCCCCGCATTTTTATTAATCCATATTCTTATTACTCAATTATACTAAAATTTTTCAAAAACACTATCATTAAATTAATCTCAATAGTTGCAATAAAAAAGCCCGTCAAAAAACATTTGACAGGCTTGGATTTGAATGGTTATACCATATCCCCGAGTGGCAACGAGTGGTTTATGGTCCCCGCACTGTACGACTTTTGCAGCCGGTTAATGAATAAATAAGTTTGTATTACTTCCCTTTAAAGAAAATATCAGAGAATGTCAGCGTAAAAAATGCGGCGCTTTCACCGATTGAAAGATTTCTTATATTTCTTGAAGGTCTTACCCTGTTAGTTACATTAACATCTAATGTGAATTTTGTAATGAAATCGCATGGAATAGTTACGCCGATAGTTTTACCTTCTCCTGCCCCCTGATTACCTGATATCTTAATATAAGACCATTCAGCTCCGAACCTTACCGAAAATGCATTAAACAGCCATTGCTCGACCGCCGGCATTATCTTCACTACACAATTGTCAAGGTCACTATAAAAATAGTTCGTTTGTTTTACTACTAGGAATTATTTCTGCATCGGGGAGTCTTTTTTGTATCTCTTTCGCAATAAACAAAGAATTACCTGTTCCGCTAAAATAGTATATTTCCGTTTTCATATTAACGACTCCCTTCATTCATGTTTGGGCTTTGTTTATTGTTATATTTGCAAATTCGATACTTTTCCATATTGAAACGGTTTGCCATGTCCCGGGTAAACGGTCTTTATAGTCAAGCTCTTTAGTTTATTTAGACTTTCTTTTGCTGCCGTTAAATCATCAATAAAGAATTGAATATCCGGTTTTATCATATTCATGTACAGATCCCCGCAGAACAGATTGCCGTCAACCGTTAACACACCTATTGAGCCTTTTGTATGTCCCGGGATATAAAGGATCTGCGCATCTAAGTCGTAAATGGAAAGATCAAATGTTTCATCAATGGTTAAATCCGGCTTAAACGGGATTAAGTTCATTGATTTTACAAAAAATCGCGATAATAATATTATAAATTTACCAAAAACTGTGACTCTGTCTGGTTTATCTTTATTGCCCCATGACTGGTTTCCGTATTCGACTTTACCTATATCTCCTATGTGCATTGCAATTTTTGTTTTGAACTTTTCACGAATATAAGCCGCATTGCCGCTGTGGTCAAAATCTCCATGAGTCAGAATTACAAGTTGAAGATTGCCGGGCTTACAACCGGCTTTTGCCAGCTCTCTTTCAAGTTCTATATTGTTATTCAATACCCCTGTGTCAATCAATACAAAAGTAGAATCGCTTTTTACCAGGAAACAATTTACACCGCCTACATTTATTGTCTTAATGTTTTTTTCCATAATACCTTCTACTTTAAAGTTTTAGCAGAGAAATAACCCATTCGTTAATCTTATCCCAATCCCTAAAATCTCCGGGCTTTATTCCCAGGAATAAATTTCCCATCATATTGGCAAACCAGCCTGATGAAGGCGCATTTCCGGCGAAAACCGCCGTGCTTACCGGGTTAAGTCCACCCGCGATCTTTTCGGGATATTTTTCGGCATTCTTTCTCTTTTCCTCGTATTTCGACGTAATCGTAATACAGACTATGAAAAGAGCGACCTTTTTTTTCTCTAATTTTTCTTTATTGGCTTTTACAAATCCAAGGACCTTTTCATGCGGCGCATCGCCTCTTATCGCAGAGCCTATTATCACCAGGTCATACTTTTTAAGGTCCATTTTCTTAACATCTGCGGCCATTGCATCCACGCTAAGCTTATTCTTTTCGAGCGTACTTTTCATTTTCTCCGCGACTTCTTTTGTTGAACCCGAGAATGAGCCGTAAACTATCAATACATTTTTCATTTTTCCCTCATTTGCAGATATTTGTCCTGATAATAAAAATACAAGAAAAAGGACCGGTATAATTTTCATTTTTCCCTGCTCAACCTGAATAGCCTGAGTGTAAACATTATTATCCACACAATTAATAGTATGCCCCCGGGCGCGGAAACCGCCATCGCGGCAGTTTTAGCTGCAGGAACAAAGGTCACAAGAATAACATATAGAAGCATGAGCGAACTTCCTGCGAATCCAAAAATAGCGTTTGTTTTGCTAAAAAGTTTTCCGGTGAACATAACAAGCGACATTATCATTTCTGAGAACAATATTAAAGAGAACCCCCAGAATACCCCGAGACTTCCGTGCGCCCCTCTTGCGAGCATAGATTCACCTGCCCCCAGCAATACTGTTTGCTGACCGGCATCTGCCGCGGCATATTTAAGACTGAGTTCATACATCGGCAAGGCCGTGTTGCAGGTAACAAATGCGGACACACCAATAATAAAAATAGTCATCGCCAAACCGGAAAAAGCGCCATTTGCCTTGCGGTGAGCCCAAAAAAGCGCGAAGAAAGCAGGCACCATTATCAGTGTCGTTATAAGGTTAAGAAGGTCGAGATTATAGAGCCCAAGCAGCCAATTATCCTTAAACTGGGCAAACCTGCCGGCAGCGGTAGAGGGTAACCCGGTAAGGTCTCCGCCCAAACTCATGCCAATAAACACATCCAGCAGACTTCCAACCAAAACAACCAACGCAGCTATTCCACCAATGATATATATTTTATTACAACATTTGCTATCAATCTCACCCATATTTTTTTCTTTTGGCTCTAACATATTACCGCCTTTCTTTTTGACGATAATTATTATATCATACAATATTAGAATAGAAAATAAAAAACCGCAAATCACATTATGTGCCCTGCGTTTCTATAACTTCTATCTCCCCGATTTATACTCCCATCAAAATGTTCCTACTATAAAAGATGACTTTAAAGTCAAAATAATGAGGATTTACAAGGGGTAGAAACTTATAAAAAGCGAATTCCTAATCTAAAGTTATTATTTACCAGTTGTTCTTCTTAAGAATAACAATGTTCCTGCAGTTATTCCTGAAATAAACAAACCTATGTCCTCATAAACCCCGAAAGCAAAAGCGGCAGAAGACCCTATCAGTGTCCAAAGCAAAGGTATTATAAGGACAGGTTTTGGGAATTTTTCCGAAGAAAATAATAATATACCGAATGTGAATATGGTTGTCGGGCAAGGCAATCCAAATGTAGGAGAGTTCGGATAGACATGTCCGAGAAAATAGCCAATAGCAGGGTAGATCAGCATTGCATATACTAATAAAATTGAGCCGGCAAATCCATAAATGTTTTTTTCATATTTAAAAGATAGATTACCTTTAATAACTCCAATAATAAATAAGACCAAACCTTGCAAAATAAATATTATCCCGAATCCAAAAGCAGCCTTATTAATAACGGTAAAAAATATTAAATGATATGCAATACCTATCCAGAACCAAAGGAATGCAAGAATTGCGCTGATAATCCTGTCGGAATACTTTATCTTTTTAATAACCAGGACGACAGCTATCACCCCAAGCAGAAAAAAAAGGACTTGCAGGGGCCATACTGCGGTATTGTACTTTTCAAACACTTCAAAAAACTGCTCTACAGTAAAAGGCATTTTCATATTATCTATTCTTTCTGAATGTGATTTTGTTAGGCTATATTTTGAATCTCCCTATAGTGAACAATATACCTGTTCTTCTTTTATATTCTGCATATTGCGCACCAAACTGCTTTTCAAGGAATTCTTCTTCTTTGCTAACTGTCAACAGGAACATAAGCAGTGCTAATGGGGAAACCAGAAGAACTGCCCAGGAATTAAGCGCAACGGCCAGCCCTGGAACTGTAAACAGAATATAAGAAGAGTATATCGGATGCCGTGAGAATGCGTATGTTCCGTCAGTCAGGAGCTTCCCCTCCTTGAAAGCTTTTAGCATTCTTTTTACCGATAAAACGTTGATCGCCAGTCCGGCGACCATAATGAGTAAGCCGGGGAAAAGCAAAATATTCCTTCCGGCAAAGATGCACATGATATCCGGTTTTACGACCTTTAGCACAATAGCTGCCAGCAAACAAGGCATGGCAACCGCAAGAATACGTCTTCCAACGCCAAATATTCCCATTTTCCCTCCTATAGCTTAATTCTTTAACGTGTCTGTCTTTTGTTTCTTCAGGCTCATGTTCTTTATCATGTTATCTAAAAACTTTTGAACAAGTTTTTTCAAAGGATTCCACTTAACCGGGTAATAATAATCCGAGTCAAACCACCCCTGCTCACGGAAGTATTTTTTATCGGCATTTTCTTCTGTGTTATATTTATGCCCGGTACGCGAAGCGGAAAAGACCATAAGTTTGAAGAAAGACGGCGAGGGGTTCAAATTCTTTTTCAATGCAGAAAGAAAGCGCTCAGCAAGTTTAAATAGCTCCTTATCTGCTTTTGCCTTCTCATCTTGATTCAATGGAGTATTTGGTTCATAAGCCCCACTGGAAGTTGTCAGCGTCACCCCTTTTACCGGTATAATGCCCCAGAATTCCGCAGTTTGCGCGAGGTACTCATTGATTTTCTTTCCGCCGTAAACACCCTGGGTTACTATAGAAGCGGAAATCTTATGAAAAAACCGCGGCCGGTGAAACAGGTAAGCGGATCGATCGAGGTAATTCTTCATTAGATGGGTCACTTGAAGGGAATAATTTGGAGTTGAAAATATTACGCCGTCTGCTCTTTCCATCTTTAATATTATTTCCTGAAAACCATCCTTATGTGGACATTTATCTTCCCCTTTTGAAAGACAAAGAGCACACCCGCGACACAGCCCCAGATTGGCATCTTTCAAGAACAAATATTCAAACTCAACTTTGACGGGAGTTTTCGAACGGAGTATTTCTTCAAATCTCTGCACAGCTCTGGCTGTCTGGCTATTCCCTCGGATGTTGCCCATTATTGCGAGTATCTTCATAAATACCTTTCTTGTTACTTTATAAAAGTATTTTAATCTAAAATAAGTCCGAAGTAAATATAAAACTGCAAATCAAACAAAAATGGGACAACCATCTTTTAGATAACAGCCCCCTGATGGGTTCTGGCTCCCCGGCCTGGATACGCCTAGGCGCATTTCGCTTTCAGCT is from Candidatus Firestonebacteria bacterium RIFOXYD2_FULL_39_29 and encodes:
- a CDS encoding chloroperoxidase, with amino-acid sequence MSTITTKDGARIYYKDWGIGQPVVFSHGWPLSADSWEAQMVFLASNGYRCIAHDRRGHGRSSQPWNGNEMDTYADDLAALLDKLELKNTVLIGFSAGGGEVARYIGRHGTKRLAKVVLVSAVPPLMLKTTANPGGLPIEIFDGIRAGSIADRSKFYKDLAGGPFFGFNRPGAKISQGMIDWFWLQGMQAGHKNTLDCIKAFSETDFTGDLKKFDIPTLIIHGDDDQIVPIGAAALASSKLVKNSILKVYKGAPHGLTDTHKEKLNADLLSFIKT